The Xiphophorus couchianus chromosome 5, X_couchianus-1.0, whole genome shotgun sequence genome includes a region encoding these proteins:
- the asb5b gene encoding ankyrin repeat and SOCS box protein 5b, which translates to MSRKRAAESVSVPSSTPERKRACWGVLISQGSWADRSPLHDAASQGRLLILRRLLAEGYQVNIKTINQVTPLHEACLSGHVACVRALLSAGANVNAATIDGVTPLYNCCASGSVGCLELLLQNGAHIHTLHTHFPSSMHEACRRGNSQCVETLLSHGADPDCQVPHLGSPLYVSCLHRHAACSKVLLDKGASVNAGKGGESPLHVAARQDSTDLVSVLLDHGAETKLRDGNGQRPLDLAPPGGETHQLLVAFEASPRSLCQLCRLRIRAVIGRARLKQLPLLPLPSLLTQYLEHT; encoded by the exons ATGTCCAGGAAAAGAGCCGCAGAGTCGGTGTCGGTGCCCAGCAGCACCCCGGAGAGGAAGCGGGCCTGCTGGGGCGTTCTGATCAGCCAAG gGTCGTGGGCAGATCGCTCTCCGCTCCATGACGCAGCGTCTCAGGGTCGCCTGCTGATCCTGCGCAGGCTGCTGGCTGAG GGATATCAAGTAAACATTAAGACCATCAACCAAGTGACGCCCCTCCATGAAGCCTGTCTGTCTGGACACGTGGCATGTGTCAGGGCGTTGCTAAGTGCTGGAGCTAAT GTGAATGCTGCCACCATCGACGGCGTCACTCCCCTGTATAACTGCTGTGCATCAGGGAGCGTCGGGTgtttggagctgctgctgcagaatgGAGCGCACATccacacacttcacacacaCTTCCCTTCGTCTATGCATGAAGCCTGCAGGAGAG GGAACAGCCAGTGTGTGGAGACCCTTCTTTCTCATGGAGCAGATCCAGACTGCCAGGTCCCCCACCTGGGCTCCCCTCTCTACGTGAGCTGCCTGCACCGACACGCAGCCTGCTCAAAGGTTTTGTTGGACAAAG GAGCCAGTGTTAATGCAGGGAAAGGCGGTGAAAGTCCTCTGCATGTAGCTGCCAGACAGGACAGCACAGATCTGGTGTCGGTTTTACTCGACCATGGCGCTGAAACCAAGCTCAGAGACGGAAACGGCCAGCGGCCTTTAGACCTCGCTCCGCCTGGTGGAGAAACACACCAGCTGCTGGTGGCATTCGAAG CATCCCCCAGGAGTCTCTGCCAGCTGTGCCGTCTCCGGATCAGGGCCGTGATTGGGCGAGCCAGACTCAAGCagcttcctctcctccctcttccTTCACTTCTCACTCAATATTTGGAGCACACATAG
- the spcs3 gene encoding signal peptidase complex subunit 3, protein MNTVLSRANSLFAFSLSVMAALTFGCFVTTAFKDRRVPVDIHVSKVMLKNVDDFTGPRERSDLGFITFDILADLEPIFDWNVKQLFLYLSAQYATKSNSLNQVVLWDRIILRGDNTKLNLRDMKSKYFFFDDGNGLRANKNITMTLSWNVVPNAGILPLVAGSGHVSLPFPEQYETTKSY, encoded by the exons ATGAATACGGTTCTATCGAGAGCTAACTCGCTGTTCGCCTTCTCCCTGAGCGTCATGGCGGCTCTGACTTTCGGCTGTTTCGTCACGACGGCGTTTAAAGACAGAAGAGTTCCTGTGGACATCCACGTCTCTAAAGTTATGCT gaagaatGTTGATGACTTCACAGGACCCAGGGAACGAAGTGATCTGGGGTTTATCACATTTGACATCTTAGCTG ATTTGGAGCCAATTTTCGACTGGAATGTCAAGCAGCTGTTTCTCTACTTGTCAGCTCAATACGCCACAAAGAGCAAC tctcTAAACCAGGTGGTGCTGTGGGATAGGATCATCCTCCGAGGGGACAACACCAAACTGAACCTCAGAGACATGAAGTCCAAATACTTCTTCTTCGATGATGGGAATGGACTCAG GGCCAATAAAAACATCACCATGACGCTGTCCTGGAACGTCGTTCCCAACGCTGGGATCCTTCCTCTGGTAGCCGGAAGCGGACACGTCAGCCTGCCTTTCCCCGAGCAATACGAGACCACGAAGAGCTACTAG